In Myxococcota bacterium, the DNA window TGACGCGCCGCGATGGCGTGGCCCGGGTGCTCGGGAAGACCGGGATAGAGCACCTCGGCTAGCGCGGGATGGTCCTGCAACGCCTCGGCGACGCGTTGCGCTCCCTCGCAACTGGCGCGCACCCGCAGGTAGAGCGTGCGCATGCCGCGCAGGAGCAGCCAGGCCTCGAAGGGTCCGAGGACCGCACCGCGGTAGCCGCGCTCGTAGCGCACGGCTTCCCAGGCGGCGTCGGGCGTCGCGCACACGAGAGCCCCGGCCAGCACGTCGGCGTGACCGTTCAGCTGCTTCGTGGCCGAGTGCATCACCCAGTCGACGCCCAGCGACAGGGGCTGGCACAGCGCGGGCGTGGCCAGCGTGCCGTCGGCCACGGTCCGCGCGCCGAAGCGTCGCGCGACCTCGACCGTGGCGGCGATGTCGGTGACGACGGTCATCGGGTTCGACGGTGTTTCGATCCAGACCAGGGTGGGTTCGTCGGGCTGCAGGAGTGTTTCGAGCCGTGCCGGGTGCGTTCCGGGCCAGCGACTCACCCGCAGTCGTCCCTTGGACTCGAGGTGAGCGAGCCAGCCGCGCACGGTCCAGTACATCTGCTCGGGAATGACGACGTGCGCGCCGTTGGGCAGCGTCTCGAACACGGTCGTGGCGGCGGCCATTCCCGAGGCAAAGAGCAGGGCTTCGGCGCCGCCTTCGAGGTCGGCGAGCAGGGCCTCGGGCGCGTCGAAGCTCGGGCTCTGGTCGCGGGCGTAGCTGTGACCGCCGGGATAGGTGCCGCTCCTGTCGCGTCGGTAGGGAGTCGACGGGTGGATCGCGGGCACGACCCCGCCCACCGCCTCGTCACTGGCTCCCAGGGCCCGCGCCGCTCGGGTCGCCGGAGCGAGGGGGCGTGCGTCGTCGGGATCAGGCGGTTGCGCCACCGTCGATCACGATGTCTTCGCCGTTGATGTGGGCGGCCTCGTCCGAGGCGAGGAAGGCGATCAGCGCCGCGACGGTCTCGGGTCCGCGCCCGTGGTCGAGCGGGGTCTGGCGCATCACGAGCTTCATGTCGGCGTCCTCCGGGAGCCCGGCACCGCCCTTGGTCATGGGCGTCTTGATCCCGCCGGGACAC includes these proteins:
- a CDS encoding PLP-dependent aspartate aminotransferase family protein, coding for MAQPPDPDDARPLAPATRAARALGASDEAVGGVVPAIHPSTPYRRDRSGTYPGGHSYARDQSPSFDAPEALLADLEGGAEALLFASGMAAATTVFETLPNGAHVVIPEQMYWTVRGWLAHLESKGRLRVSRWPGTHPARLETLLQPDEPTLVWIETPSNPMTVVTDIAATVEVARRFGARTVADGTLATPALCQPLSLGVDWVMHSATKQLNGHADVLAGALVCATPDAAWEAVRYERGYRGAVLGPFEAWLLLRGMRTLYLRVRASCEGAQRVAEALQDHPALAEVLYPGLPEHPGHAIAARQMQGGFGPLVSLRLREGAAAARALPSRLRCFADASSLGGVESQVEYRAAVEGADSPVPDDLVRLSIGIEDPDDLVDDLRTALDGAA